A window of Rhododendron vialii isolate Sample 1 chromosome 11a, ASM3025357v1 contains these coding sequences:
- the LOC131307732 gene encoding ADP-ribosylation factor-like protein 8a has translation MELSLIGLQNAGKTSLVNVIATGGYSEDMIPTVGFNMRKVTKGNVTIKMWDLGGQPRFRSMWERYCRAVSAIVYVVDAADQDNLPVARSELHDLLSKPSLSGIPLLVLGNKTDKPEALTKQALTDEMDLNGISDREVCCFMISCKNSNNIDTVIDWLVKHSKVKN, from the exons ATGGAACTATCTCTGATAGGCCTTCAAAATGCAGGGAAAACGTCACTTGTAAATGTCATTGCA ACTGGTGGATATAGTGAAGACATGATACCCACG GTGGGATTTAATATGAGAAAGGTTACTAAAGGTAATGTGACCATAAAGATGTGGGATCTTGGAGGCCAACCCCGGTTTCGCAGTATGTGGGAGAGATATTGCCGTGCAGTTTCAGCCATTGT TTATGTGGTGGATGCTGCAGATCAAGATAACTTGCCTGTTGCAAGAAGTGAACTTCATGACCTATTGAGTAAACCCTCGTTGAGTGGTATTCCGTTGCTGGTACTTGGTAACAAAACTGACAAACCCGAAGCATTGACTAAACAAGCTTTGACAGATGAAAT GGATCTCAATGGCATTTCAGACCGGGAAGTTTGTTGCTTCATGATTTCGTGCAAGAACTCAAACAACATTGATACAGTTATTGACTGGCTTGTAAAGCATTCCAAAGTGAAAAACTGA
- the LOC131307160 gene encoding endo-1,4-beta-xylanase 5-like — protein sequence MVIDVSYVHMSSEFNNLVICIICILHIPPGLEVEALSYDYSVSLDCLATPLKPQYGGGIVANPELDHGLKGWTAFGDAYLEQKVSKGGNNFIAASNRHGPRDSFSQKFYLEKGKFYTFSAWLQVSQGNAKVGAIFKTMSGFQHAGWVVAKSGCWSMLKGGLIVNSSGPVDLYFESSDASTEIWADSISLQPFTKEQWKSHQRLSIEKARKSSVKLLAVDAKGNPLANATVSITQERPSFPLGCAMTSYILTNLAYQNWFRSRFTVTTFENEMKWGSTEPARGREDFSVPDSMLRFAAQNGVSVRGHNVVSNDPKNIPEWAKSLAADEFRLAVERRVNSVVKRYAGKVIAWDVVNENMHFNYFESVYGRNASAVLFGKVHELDRGTTLFLNEFNTIEATYDGDSKPDKYLEKIWEIRMGGYVGPIGIGLEAHFGAPNLPYMRASIDKLAATGVPVWLTEVDVASGPNQALHLEQVLREAHAHPNVQGIVIWAAWRPEGCWRMCLTDNNFRNLPTGDVVDKLIREWSHPSGFSGTTDSKGRFETRLFHGDYKVAVTHPNAYGVSSQVARGFKVGSGNGDQSKKRTRRLHVKVN from the exons ATGGTTATAGATGTGTCTTACGTTCATATGTCCTCGGAGTTTAATAATTTGGTTATTTGTATTATCTGCATTCTGCATATTCCTCCTG GGTTGGAAGTTGAAGCATTGTCCTATGACTATAGTGTTTCTCTCGAC TGTTTGGCCACCCCTCTCAAACCTCAGTACGGCGGAGGAATCGTCGCCAACCCAGAATTAGACCATGGCTTGAAGGGTTGGACTGCATTCGGAGACGCATACCTAGAGCAAAAAGTATCGAAAGGAGGCAATAATTTCATCGCTGCGTCCAACAGACACGGACCTCGCGACAGTTTCTCCCAAAAGTTTTACTTGGAGAAGGGGAAATTCTACACATTTTCCG CTTGGTTACAAGTAAGCCAAGGAAATGCTAAAGTAGGTGCCATTTTCAAGACAATGTCTGGATTTCAACATGCTGGTTGGGTTGTAGCTAAGTCCGGGTGCTGGTCCATGCTCAAGGGTGGCCTCATTGTGAATTCTTCTGGCCCCGTTGacctctattttgag AGCTCGGATGCATCAACCGAGATATGGGCAGACAGCATTTCATTACAACCGTTCACCAAAGAGCAGTGGAAATCTCATCAACGTCTAAGCATTGAGAAG GCTCGGAAAAGCTCGGTGAAGCTCCTAGCAGTTGATGCCAAAGGCAACCCTCTAGCAAACGCAACTGTCTCCATAACCCAAGAAAGGCCCAGTTTTCCACTGGGTTGCGCCATGACCAGCTACATCCTGACCAACTTGGCCTACCAAAACTGGTTCAGGTCCAGGTTCACCGTAACCACGTTCGAAAACGAGATGAAGTGGGGGAGCACCGAACCGGCCCGGGGCCGCGAGGACTTCTCGGTGCCCGATTCCATGCTCCGATTCGCGGCCCAAAATGGAGTCTCGGTCCGCGGCCACAACGTCGTGTCGAACGATCCAAAGAACATTCCCGAATGGGCCAAATCGTTGGCGGCTGACGAATTTCGACTGGCTGTTGAGAGGAGAGTGAACTCCGTCGTGAAAAGATACGCGGGGAAG GTTATTGCGTGGGACGTAGTTAATGAGAATATGCATTTTAATTACTTTGAAAGTGTTTATGGGAGAAATGCTTCGGCCGTTTTGTTTGGCAAGGTTCATGAGCTTGACAGAGGAACGACGTTGTTTCTGAATGAGTTTAATACGATTGAAGCGACGTACGATGGAGATTCTAAGCCGGACAAGTACCTTGAGAAGATATGGGAGATTCGAATGGGGGGTTATGTCGGGCCTATCGGGATTGGGCTCGAGGCACATTTTGGGGCCCCGAACCTCCCTTACATGAGAGCTTCTATAGACAAACTTGCTGCTACTGGGGTGCCCGTTTGGTTAACCGAAGTCGATGTCGCATCTGGCCCCAATCAG GCTTTGCACTTAGAGCAGGTGTTAAGGGAAGCTCATGCGCACCCAAATGTCCAGGGGATAGTAATATGGGCGGCATGGCGGCCAGAGGGCTGCTGGCGAATGTGTTTGACAGATAACAACTTCAGAAATCTGCCCACCGGAGACGTTGTAGACAAGCTCATAAGAGAGTGGAGCCACCCCTCGGGGTTTTCCGGCACCACCGATTCCAAAGGTCGATTCGAGACTCGGTTGTTTCATGGAGATTATAAGGTCGCTGTCACCCACCCGAATGCGTATGGCGTTTCTTCACAAGTGGCTCGAGGGTTCAAGGTTGGATCAGGGAACGGTGATCAATCAAAGAAAAGGACTAGAAGACTGCATGTCAAAGTTAACTAG
- the LOC131308252 gene encoding endo-1,4-beta-xylanase 5-like, which yields MEGKNNRFLLLFCQIFLSGLAVDALSYDYGASIECLASPLKPQYGGGIVGNPELDHGTTGWTTFGDAQVQQRVSKEGNNFIVAHHRNQPHDSFSQKFYLETGKFYTFSAWLQVSEENAQVAAIFKTQSGFEHAGWVAAKSGCWSMLKGGLTVNASGPADLYFESKNTSVEIWADSISLQPFTEEEWRSHQQQSIEKARKSSVKLVAVDANGNPLPNATVTVTQINGRFPFGCAISDQIIYNTGYQNWFKSKFKYTTFENEMKWTSTEYARGPEDYSKPDAMLRFTSRNGISVRGHNVLWDDKRFVPGWAQSLSPKDLRFAVDNRVNSIVRRYYGKVISWDVVNENLHFNFYESVFGKYASAILYSKVNGIDGGTTTLYLNEYNTIEEPGDGASSPDKYLQKIRELRFGGYKGPLGIGLQGHFRTPNLPYMRATIDKLASTGLPIWLSEVDVVSGPNQAGYLEQVLREGHGHPSVRGISLWSAWRPQGCYTMCLTDNNFRNLPTGDVVDKLIREWGTFPAEGFSGVTDSKGRFEARLFHGDYKVIVTHPNINGSSVVDQSFEVGPMDESQKKIVHVKVSI from the exons ATGGAAGGGAAAAACAATCGCTTTCTGTTActattttgtcaaatttttcttTCAG GGTTAGCAGTTGATGCATTATCGTACGATTATGGCGCTTCAATCGAA TGTTTGGCCAGCCCTCTCAAACCTCAATATGGGGGAGGAATTGTTGGCAATCCAGAACTAGATCATGGCACGACGGGTTGGACTACATTCGGAGACGCACAAGTACAACAAAGAGTATCTAAAGAAGGCAACAATTTCATCGTTGCGCACCACCGGAACCAACCCCACGATAGTTTCTCGCAAAAGTTTTACTTGGAGACGGGAAAGTTCTACACGTTTTCTG CTTGGTTACAAGTAAGCGAAGAAAATGCTCAAGTAGCTGCAATTTTCAAGACACAATCCGGTTTTGAACATGCTGGTTGGGTTGCTGCTAAGTCTGGTTGTTGGTCCATGCTCAAAGGTGGCCTCACTGTTAATGCTTCAGGCCCTGCTGACCTTTATTTTGAG AGCAAAAATACATCGGTTGAGATATGGGCGGATAGCATTTCATTACAACCGTTCACCGAAGAGGAGTGGAGATCTCATCAACAACAAAGCATAGAGAAG GCTCGGAAGTCCTCGGTGAAGCTCGTAGCAGTGGACGCCAACGGAAACCCGCTACCAAACGCAACGGTCACCGTAACACAAATCAACGGGAGATTTCCGTTCGGGTGCGCCATCAGCGACCAGATCATATACAACACCGGCTACCAAAACTGGTTCAAATCCAAATTCAAGTACACCACCTTCGAAAACGAGATGAAGTGGACCAGCACCGAATACGCCCGAGGACCCGAGGACTACTCCAAGCCCGACGCCATGCTCCGGTTCACGTCCCGAAACGGGATCTCCGTCCGTGGCCACAACGTCTTGTGGGATGACAAGCGGTTCGTGCCCGGGTGGGCCCAATCTCTCTCCCCCAAGGACCTACGGTTCGCGGTTGATAACAGGGTGAATTCCATCGTGAGAAGATACTACGGAAAG GTTATATCTTGGGACGTGGTGAATGAGAATTTGCACTTCAATTTCTATGAAAGCGTGTTTGGAAAATACGCTTCGGCCATCTTGTACAGTAAGGTCAATGGGATTGATGGTGGAACGACAACGTTGTATCTGAATGAGTACAATACGATAGAAGAGCCGGGCGATGGGGCTTCTTCGCCCGACAAGTACCTTCAGAAGATCCGGGAGCTTCGGTTCGGAGGGTATAAAGGGCCTCTGGGTATCGGTCTGCAGGGACATTTTAGGACCCCCAACCTTCCTTACATGAGAGCCACTATCGACAAGCTTGCTTCTACTGGGTTGCCCATTTGGCTTTCTGAAGTAGATGTCGTATCCGGTCCAAATCAG GCTGGGTATTTAGAGCAAGTGTTAAGGGAAGGTCACGGGCACCCGAGTGTCCGTGGGATATCACTGTGGTCGGCGTGGAGGCCGCAGGGCTGTTACACTATGTGCTTGACTGATAACAACTTCAGAAATCTGCCCACCGGAGATGTCGTCGACAAGCTCATCAGGGAGTGGGGGACCTTCCCGGCAGAAGGGTTTTCCGGCGTCACGGATTCCAAGGGTCGGTTTGAGGCTCGGCTCTTTCATGGAGATTATAAGGTCATTGTTACCCACCCGAATATCAATGGGTCGTCGGTGGTAGATCAAAGCTTCGAGGTTGGTCCAATGGACGAGTCCCAGAAGAAAATAGTACATGTTAAAGTTTCTATATGA
- the LOC131308323 gene encoding uncharacterized protein LOC131308323 — MYQEIRFALKSIFQGTFCEKIREMGLTHILPNPQPRFPNPVAQTPKTHQKTPLSYTSCSISRMPSLNLSSPSTTTKTHFNPLSKITKPEANSIPTMSEIMEASKSQKIGLEIRSVGPFFRITAKSLETRKELGRAEGLVRVWLGGKILHLDSIRLRRETLGMERSIFGIGLFVGAVAVRYGYDCGCGKAELLAINDSDLYHSKLVKFYKRIGFRAVREVTGSSLGDLSHMLVWGGIGTRMDANISELLVKWCTRFKPRN; from the exons ATGTATCAAGAAATTCGTTTTGctttaaaatcaattttccaaGGAACGTTTTGTGAGAAAATCAGAGAAATGGGATTAACCCACATCCTCCCAAATCCCCAacctagatttccaaatccagTGGCACAAACACCTAAAACCCATCAAAAAACTCCACTTTCTTACACTTCTTGCTCAATTTCCCGAATGCCCTCACTCAATTTATCCTCCCCCAGCACAACAACGAAAACCCATTTCAATCCTCTCTCCAAAATCACCAAACCAGAGGCCAATAGTATTCCCACCATGTCTGAAATCATGGAGGCATCGAAATCCCAGAAAATTGGCCTTGAGATTCGATCAGTGGGACCCTTTTTCAGAATCACCGCAAAAAGCTTGGAAACCCGGAAAGAGCTGGGGAGAGCTGAGGGGCTAGTCAGGGTGTGGTTGGGAGGAAAGATTCTTCACCTGGACTCGATTAGGTTGCGCCGAGAGACTTTGGGGATGGAAAGATCAATTTTTGGGATTGGTTTGTTCGTTGGAGCTGTTGCTGTAAGATATGGGTATGACTGTGGTTGTGGGAAAGCTGAGTTACTGGCCATCAATGACTCTGATCTTTACCATTCCAAG CTTGTTAAGTTCTACAAGAGAATCGGATTCAGAGCTGTGCGCGAAGTTACTGGTTCATCACTCGGGGACCTTTCGCATATGCTGGTTTGGGGAGGAATTGGGACTCGAATGGATGCCAACATCTCAGAGCTCCTAGTAAAATGGTGCACCAGATTTAAGCCCCGGAATTGA
- the LOC131308322 gene encoding uncharacterized protein LOC131308322 isoform X2: protein MGQKKMVERRISMKGVDLIKVDEEEAANLRKGRKKMVERRTWARADKKDRGISVKDVDLKEYEEEAAYLRSLRTLDGYVGTGLFSKRFATIMLRCLNSLKKGSAKEICLAAKAIGLLAVILGPGDSARELFEESLSTCSQMLGFQAESVNVLECLAIVTLVGAEDFSDIERSMKFIWKYISSNEASTPVLAAAISAWSLLLTSVDERQLDHKCWQGVISHFLNLLHDEESVRALCVEALGVIFEKGCVEKFSAEAYKAFMQSLDDKDDEFSYFKKWKYEIVEQVSAVCDPNWKVSKLFKEGHTLKKSMFICGNSLKLSTLAQLKKFNFIKQFLGDGFETHVMENEFLHRVLRFKVKEAPNGPELYVPENEEVTVRYFSLDIRKDKCKEKFERSPNSLVSKARTQLMKKHRILAQDRKMGDFLAC, encoded by the exons ATGGGTCAGAAGAAGATGGTGGAAAGAC GTATATCGATGAAGGGCGTTGATCTTATTAAGGTAGATGAAGAAGAAGCTGCAAATTTGCGTAAGGGTCGAAAAAAGATGGTGGAAAGAC GTACATGGGCGAGAGCCGATAAAAAAGATAGAGGTATATCGGTGAAGGACGTTGATCTTAAGGAATATGAAGAAGAAGCTGCATATTTACGTAGCCTTAGAACACTGGACGGCTATGTGGGTACGGGTTTGTTTTCTAAAAG ATTTGCCACTATAATGCTTCGGTGTCTCAATTCGCTGAAGAAGGGGTCTGCTAAGGAGATTTGTTTGGCAGCTAAAGCTATTG GATTACTAGCCGTGATTCTTGGTCCTGGGGATAGTGCAAGGGAATTATTTGAAGAATCTCTTTCAACATGTTCCCAAATGCTCGGCTTTCAAGCTGAGTCTGTAAAT GTATTGGAGTGTTTAGCTATCGTGACTTTAGTTGGTGCAGAAGATTTTTCAGATATTGAAAGATCGATGAAATTCATATGGAAATAT ATAAGTTCAAATGAGGCATCAACACCTGTTCTAGCTGCAGCAATATCTGCTTGGTCACTCCTCCTTACCTCAGTTGATGAACGGCAACTTGATCACAAATGCTGGCAAGG GGTAATCTCCCACTTTCTAAATTTGCTTCATGATGAGGAATCTGTCCGGGCTTTATGTGTTGAAGCTCTTGGAGTGATATTTGAAAAAGGGTGTGTTGAGAAGTTTTCAGCCGAAGCTTATAAAGCTTTCATGCAAAGCCTTGATGACAAAGATGATGAATtttcatatttcaaaaaatggaaGTATGAGATTGTGGAACAAGTCAGTGCCGTATGCGACCCCAACTGGAAAGTTTCAAAGCTTTTTAAG GAGGGACATACATTGAAAAAGTCTATGTTCATTTGTGGAAATAGCTTAAAACTTTCGACATTGGCTCAGCTTAAAAAG TTTAACTTTATAAAGCAGTTTTTGGGAGATGGATTTGAAACGCATGTGATG GAAAATGAGTTCCTTCACAGAGTCCTTCGCTTCAAAGTAAAAGAAGCTCCAAACGGCCCTGAATTatatgtacctgaaaatgaagaG GTTACTGTCCGATACTTCTCACTGGACATAAGGAAGGACAAATGTAAGGAG AAATTTGAGAGGTCGCCTAATTCTCTGGTGAGCAAGGCAAGGACTCAGTTGATGAAAAAGCATCGCATTCTAGCACAg GACAGGAAGATGGGTGACTTTCTAGCATGCTAG
- the LOC131308322 gene encoding uncharacterized protein LOC131308322 isoform X1 codes for MGQKKMVERRISMKGVDLIKVDEEEAANLRKGRKKMVERRTWARADKKDRGISVKDVDLKEYEEEAAYLRSLRTLDGYVGTGLFSKREDVREEALSEIVKAFTHSTKLEIVETKFATIMLRCLNSLKKGSAKEICLAAKAIGLLAVILGPGDSARELFEESLSTCSQMLGFQAESVNVLECLAIVTLVGAEDFSDIERSMKFIWKYISSNEASTPVLAAAISAWSLLLTSVDERQLDHKCWQGVISHFLNLLHDEESVRALCVEALGVIFEKGCVEKFSAEAYKAFMQSLDDKDDEFSYFKKWKYEIVEQVSAVCDPNWKVSKLFKEGHTLKKSMFICGNSLKLSTLAQLKKFNFIKQFLGDGFETHVMENEFLHRVLRFKVKEAPNGPELYVPENEEVTVRYFSLDIRKDKCKEKFERSPNSLVSKARTQLMKKHRILAQDRKMGDFLAC; via the exons ATGGGTCAGAAGAAGATGGTGGAAAGAC GTATATCGATGAAGGGCGTTGATCTTATTAAGGTAGATGAAGAAGAAGCTGCAAATTTGCGTAAGGGTCGAAAAAAGATGGTGGAAAGAC GTACATGGGCGAGAGCCGATAAAAAAGATAGAGGTATATCGGTGAAGGACGTTGATCTTAAGGAATATGAAGAAGAAGCTGCATATTTACGTAGCCTTAGAACACTGGACGGCTATGTGGGTACGGGTTTGTTTTCTAAAAG AGAAGATGTTAGAGAAGAGGCTTTATCTGAAATTGTCAAGGCTTTTACCCATAGCACAAAGCTTGAGATCGTAGAGACGAA ATTTGCCACTATAATGCTTCGGTGTCTCAATTCGCTGAAGAAGGGGTCTGCTAAGGAGATTTGTTTGGCAGCTAAAGCTATTG GATTACTAGCCGTGATTCTTGGTCCTGGGGATAGTGCAAGGGAATTATTTGAAGAATCTCTTTCAACATGTTCCCAAATGCTCGGCTTTCAAGCTGAGTCTGTAAAT GTATTGGAGTGTTTAGCTATCGTGACTTTAGTTGGTGCAGAAGATTTTTCAGATATTGAAAGATCGATGAAATTCATATGGAAATAT ATAAGTTCAAATGAGGCATCAACACCTGTTCTAGCTGCAGCAATATCTGCTTGGTCACTCCTCCTTACCTCAGTTGATGAACGGCAACTTGATCACAAATGCTGGCAAGG GGTAATCTCCCACTTTCTAAATTTGCTTCATGATGAGGAATCTGTCCGGGCTTTATGTGTTGAAGCTCTTGGAGTGATATTTGAAAAAGGGTGTGTTGAGAAGTTTTCAGCCGAAGCTTATAAAGCTTTCATGCAAAGCCTTGATGACAAAGATGATGAATtttcatatttcaaaaaatggaaGTATGAGATTGTGGAACAAGTCAGTGCCGTATGCGACCCCAACTGGAAAGTTTCAAAGCTTTTTAAG GAGGGACATACATTGAAAAAGTCTATGTTCATTTGTGGAAATAGCTTAAAACTTTCGACATTGGCTCAGCTTAAAAAG TTTAACTTTATAAAGCAGTTTTTGGGAGATGGATTTGAAACGCATGTGATG GAAAATGAGTTCCTTCACAGAGTCCTTCGCTTCAAAGTAAAAGAAGCTCCAAACGGCCCTGAATTatatgtacctgaaaatgaagaG GTTACTGTCCGATACTTCTCACTGGACATAAGGAAGGACAAATGTAAGGAG AAATTTGAGAGGTCGCCTAATTCTCTGGTGAGCAAGGCAAGGACTCAGTTGATGAAAAAGCATCGCATTCTAGCACAg GACAGGAAGATGGGTGACTTTCTAGCATGCTAG